The genomic interval TTTTCCCCTCAACTCTTGCGCTCATTACGAAACGATATCCCCATCGATCGACTCATCGCTGATGTCCTCTCCATACCTCATAAATACTCCGAAGGCTATTTCCGCTTCCTCTGCCCTCTCTGTTCTGAATTTAATTCCGCCACCAACCCAAATACGAACCTCGCCAGGTGTTTCCGTTGTAAAAAAAACTTTAATACCATCGACATCGTCATGGTAGATTCCAACTCCTCTTTCCCAGATGCTGTCTATCTGCTAAAATCCGTTTTACCTCAATATATTAATTCCACTTAATCTGAGAATTCCAGGTTCATTTATTGTGGGGCTTAGCATCTTAACTCAAACAGCTTTCGCTCTATCTTTGCCTGATTCTCTGACAACCATGACAAATTATCGTACAGATTGTTCTCGTCAAACCCACGCTTCATATCCAGGACGTCACCCGCAGCATGTATCTGCGCCAGCCTTACTGCAGACAGTCTTGACCCCTGGCCTATTACCCTTGCCATTACTTGCCAAAGCGCCAGCTTTCCTTCAAAGTCCTTTCCCAATGCCTCTTCTATCCCTAATTCCTTTGCCACTTGGTACACGCTCCACGCTGCTCCCACAGACAAACCCTCATGGAGTTTCACCGATTCTGACAATGCGCCCAATGCACAGAGATCGTCTTTATGTGCGAGTGCAAGTCTTATCGCTTCAATCTCCAGGGGAGTGCAATTCGACAGATTCGCAATGGTACGTTTCTTGACCTTCCCATCCTCACGGTACGATTCCCGCAGAAGGGTAGATCGATAGATTTTTTT from Candidatus Kuenenia stuttgartiensis carries:
- a CDS encoding CHC2 zinc finger domain-containing protein, which translates into the protein MARLFSPQLLRSLRNDIPIDRLIADVLSIPHKYSEGYFRFLCPLCSEFNSATNPNTNLARCFRCKKNFNTIDIVMVDSNSSFPDAVYLLKSVLPQYINST